The DNA window AATGAACGCCGACGGGAGTAATCAGACCCAGTTAACCATCAATAGCGACTTTGAGACTGCCCCCTCATGGTGCCCGGTGGAGTAACCCCCCTCCCCCCGCTGGTGTGAGGCCAGCCTACTGGGCCGGGGTGAGGGCTGCCGCTTGTCCCCTCTCCCTCTCAGGGAGAGGCTCGCCTACGGGCTAGGGTGAGGGTCGGATCCCCCTCTCCCCGTGGGAGCGGCGCGCCGACGGGGCAGGGGTGAGGGCTACCTTTGATAAAAGGTGGGTCATGCGTACACTGGTAATTCTGCTCGCACTCCTGGTGGTCGCCGGGCTGGCCGAGGAAGGCGCGGGCCGCATCGCCTTCGCCTCCAACCGCGACGGGGATTACGAAATCTTCATTATGGACGCCGACGGGAGCAACCAGACCCAGTTGACCGACAACACCAGAAGTGACCAGGATCCTGCCTGGAGTCCCGAGGGCCGCGGTATCGCCTTCTCCTCCGACCGCGACGGGGACGTTGAAATCTTCGTGATGGACAGCGACGGGAGCAACCCGACCCGGTTGACCGACAACACAAGATGTGACTGGGTTCCCGCCTGGAGTCCCGACGGCCTCAGTCTCGCCTTCGTCTCCAACCGCGTCGAGGACTGGGAGATCTTCGTGATGGACGCCTACGGGAACAACCCGACCCAGTTGACCGACAATACAAGCAAGGACTATCTTCCCACCTGGAGTCCAGACGGCCGAAGTATCGCCTTCTCCTCTACCCGCGACGGGGACTGGGAAATCTTCGTGATGGACGCCGTCGGGAGCAACCAGACCCAGTTGACCGACAACAACAGCAGTGACCAGGATCCCGCCAGGAGTCCCGACGGCCGCCGCATCGCCTTTTGCTCCGACCGCGACGGGGACTGGGAAATTTTCGTGATGGACGCCGCCGGGCGCAACTCGACCCGGTTGACCGATAATACAAGCAATGACTATTGTCCCGCCTGGAGTCCGGACGGTCGCCGCATCGCCTTTGCCTCCGACCGCGACGGGGATTGGGAAATTTTCGTGATGGACGCCGACGGGAATAACCAGACGCAGTTGACCGACAATACCTGCTTTGACGAACACCCCGCCTGGAGTCCGGTGGAGTATTAGCCCCTTACCCTAGCCCGTAGGCAAGCCTCCCCCCAGAGGGGGGAGGGGACTAAAGGAGTTTAAATGAAAATCAAGGTAATCATCCACCGTGCCGAAGAGGGCGGCTACTGGGCGGAGGTCCCCTCCATCCCCGGTTGCGCGACCCAGGGCGACTCCTATGAAGAGCTCATCACCAATCTCTACGAGGCCGTCGAGGGATGCCTGTCGGTTGATTGAAATGAGAGAACCGTAACGGGAGACGGGTAATGAAGCTTCAGATAACCATCTATCAGGACGAAACCGGGGTGTACGTGGTGGAATGTCCGGTCATCCCCGGCTGCGTCTCACAGGGTAAGACGGAAGCGGAGGCGCTCGAAAATATCCGTGAGGCCATCGCCGCCTGCCTGGAGGTGCGCCGGGAGGAGGGCCTGCCACTCACCGTGGAGACCCGGACCGTTGAGATACCGACGTAATGGCCCGGCTACCGCGCATCTCAGGCAAGCAAGCGGTGGAGATATTCAAGAAACTCGGGTGGAGCGCCGTTCGCCGGACCGGAAGCCATGTGATTCTTACGAAAAAGGGGAATATCGCCACCCTCTCCATTCCCCAGCACAAAGAACTGGCTCCCGGCACACTCCGCGCGCTCATCCGCAACGCGGGAACGACCGTCGAAGAGTTCGTCAATCTTTCGAGGTGAACCATGACCCGTAAGATCCGCCTTCTCATCGCCAAGCCCGGCCTGGACGGCCACGACCGCGGGGCCAAGATCGTCGCCCGCGCCCTGCGCGACGCCGGCATGGAGGTCATCTATACCGGCCTGCACCAGACCCCCGAGGCCATCGTGGAGGCGGCCATCCAGGAGGACGTGGACGTGGTGGGGCTCTCCATCCTGTCGGGCGCCCACATGACCATCTTCCCGAAAATCCACGAGCTCCTGCGGGCACGCGGCGCCGACCACATCATCATCACCGGCGGCGGCATCA is part of the bacterium genome and encodes:
- a CDS encoding type II toxin-antitoxin system HicA family toxin gives rise to the protein MARLPRISGKQAVEIFKKLGWSAVRRTGSHVILTKKGNIATLSIPQHKELAPGTLRALIRNAGTTVEEFVNLSR
- a CDS encoding cobalamin B12-binding domain-containing protein — translated: MTRKIRLLIAKPGLDGHDRGAKIVARALRDAGMEVIYTGLHQTPEAIVEAAIQEDVDVVGLSILSGAHMTIFPKIHELLRARGADHIIITGGGIIPEDDMTELEESGIGKLFGPGTSTDDIIAYIRSTVL
- a CDS encoding type II toxin-antitoxin system HicB family antitoxin, whose translation is MKIKVIIHRAEEGGYWAEVPSIPGCATQGDSYEELITNLYEAVEGCLSVD
- a CDS encoding type II toxin-antitoxin system HicB family antitoxin gives rise to the protein MKLQITIYQDETGVYVVECPVIPGCVSQGKTEAEALENIREAIAACLEVRREEGLPLTVETRTVEIPT